The Candidatus Eisenbacteria bacterium genome contains the following window.
CCCCCGCTCGGTGCGCGATCTGGAGCCTCTCACACCCGGCGACCGCCCCCCGGAATCGAGGCGCGCCCGCCTCGGCCGCCGGATCGCCCGCGCCGCCCGCCGGAGCGCCGCCGAGCCACGCCGCCCGGTCTCCCTCTTCGGCGGCGACGCCTTCCTCATCCGCATCGCCACGGGCTGCCGCGGACGCTGTTCCTACTGCGCCATCCGTATCGGCGCCGGCCCCCTGCGGAGCAAACCGCCGGAGAAGATCCTCGCCGAGTTCCGGAAGGGGCTCGACGCCGGACGCCGGCGCTTCGTGCTGATCGCCGAGGACACGGGATGCTACGGCTTCGACCTCGGCACCGACCTCGCCGCGCTATTAGAAAGACTTCTCGCCGAACCGGGGGAATACGGAATCTTGGTGAACGATCTGAACCCGGCGCATTTCCTGTCGATGTTCGACCGGCTCCTCCCTCTTTTCCGCGATCACACCGATCGTTTCGAGACGATCATCCTCCCGGTTCAGTCCGGGAGCGACCGCATCCTGGAGAAGATGAGGCGGGAATACCGCGCCGGCGATCTGGCGGATCGGCTCCGGGAACTCTTCGCCGCCGCGCCGGGCATCCGCGTCTCCACCCATGTCCTCGTCGGTTTTCCCGGGGAGACGATGGAGGACCTGGAAAAGACCCGCCTCTTCCTGGAATCGATCCCCTTTCACCGGATCGGGGTCTATTGCTACCAGGAAAGGAGCGGCGTCGAAGCGTTCGCTATCGATGGAAAGGTTCCCTTCGAGGAAAGCCGCGCTCGAGCGGAGATCCTCAAGAGAATGGGAACCAACGTTTCAGGTCCATTCGAGCCGTAAAGCGGATTCCCCGGATCTCCCCCGCACAGACCGGCGCCGGGTACTTCCTCACTCATTCCGTTCGCGCAAAGAGAATCCTATACCGAACGGACGACAC
Protein-coding sequences here:
- a CDS encoding radical SAM protein, coding for MAKRFYITARRGCPRRTLDAGRAVLYLEANGWKPAEEPENADLLLVYTCGGFPSSEDRSLRTLERFRLERKPDAELVATGCLLRIHPEALHASGYHEILPEELERLDGIIGARIPWAAIPDANVPRSVRDLEPLTPGDRPPESRRARLGRRIARAARRSAAEPRRPVSLFGGDAFLIRIATGCRGRCSYCAIRIGAGPLRSKPPEKILAEFRKGLDAGRRRFVLIAEDTGCYGFDLGTDLAALLERLLAEPGEYGILVNDLNPAHFLSMFDRLLPLFRDHTDRFETIILPVQSGSDRILEKMRREYRAGDLADRLRELFAAAPGIRVSTHVLVGFPGETMEDLEKTRLFLESIPFHRIGVYCYQERSGVEAFAIDGKVPFEESRARAEILKRMGTNVSGPFEP